One Cohnella candidum genomic region harbors:
- a CDS encoding glycosyl hydrolase family 18 protein: MTTLAVRFRKTNLLVMVAALLLSLIPGLLAPAKAEAAAPYKIIGYYPAWGAYGRNYQVYDIDPTKVTHINYAFADICWNGSHGNPDPTGPNPATWSCQDENGVINVPNGSIVMGDPWIDAQKSNPGDVWSDPLKGNFKQLIKLKQINPNLKTIISVGGWSWSNRFSDVAASADTRDNFANSAVNFLRKYQFDGVDLDWEYPVGGGLAGNSYRAADKQNYTLLLQAIRAKLDAAGTADGKHYLLTIASGASPTYAQNTELANIAAIVDWINIMTYDFNGGWQTVSAHNSPLYYDPAAAAAGVPNASTFNTDAGVTGHLNAGVLASKLVMGVPFYGRGWTGCNTTGNGQYQSCTGPSTGTWEAGVLDYSDIENNYVNKNGYTRYWNATARVPYLYNPSNKTYISYDDVQSIGEKTSYIKTKNLAGAMFWEFSGDRNKTLLNKLATDLPTTGAGDTTPPSAPTNLTSPSKTSSSVSLSWTASTDNVGVTGYTVSYGSSSVNVTGTSATISGLAANTSYTFTVSAKDAAGNVSAASNALTVTTSPASTDTTPPSAPTNLTSPSKTSSSVSLSWTASTDNVGVTGYTVSYGSTNVNVTGTSATITGLAANTSYTFTVKARDAAGNVSAASNALTVTTSPPPTDTTPPSAPTNLTSPSKTSSSVSLSWTASTDNVGVTGYTVSYGSTNVNVTGTSATITGLAANTSYTFTVKARDAAGNVSAASNALTVTTSQSGIPAWAPNTWYNVNDLVTYGGITYYCIQAHTSQTGWEPPNVPALWGPK; this comes from the coding sequence ATGACGACCCTCGCAGTTCGCTTCCGCAAGACGAACCTGCTCGTAATGGTTGCCGCACTCCTGCTGTCCCTCATTCCCGGCCTGCTTGCCCCCGCCAAGGCGGAAGCCGCCGCGCCTTACAAGATCATCGGCTATTATCCCGCCTGGGGCGCCTACGGCCGAAACTATCAAGTGTATGACATCGATCCTACCAAAGTAACTCATATCAACTACGCATTCGCCGACATTTGCTGGAACGGCTCGCACGGCAATCCGGACCCGACCGGTCCTAACCCGGCTACATGGAGCTGCCAAGACGAAAACGGCGTGATCAACGTGCCCAACGGGTCCATCGTCATGGGCGATCCTTGGATCGACGCGCAGAAGAGCAACCCCGGAGACGTGTGGAGCGATCCGCTCAAAGGCAACTTCAAACAGCTGATCAAGCTGAAACAAATCAACCCGAACCTGAAAACGATTATCTCGGTCGGCGGCTGGAGCTGGTCCAACCGGTTCTCGGACGTCGCGGCCAGCGCGGATACGAGGGACAATTTCGCCAATTCGGCGGTCAACTTCCTCCGCAAATACCAATTCGACGGCGTCGACCTCGACTGGGAGTATCCGGTCGGAGGCGGACTCGCGGGCAACAGCTACAGGGCGGCCGACAAGCAGAACTACACGCTGCTGCTTCAAGCGATCCGCGCCAAGCTGGATGCGGCGGGAACGGCGGACGGCAAGCATTACTTGCTGACGATCGCTTCGGGAGCAAGCCCGACGTACGCCCAGAACACGGAGCTGGCGAATATCGCCGCCATCGTCGACTGGATCAACATCATGACGTACGACTTCAATGGCGGCTGGCAGACGGTGAGCGCCCATAACTCGCCGCTGTACTATGACCCCGCCGCCGCGGCCGCCGGCGTTCCGAACGCTTCCACGTTCAACACGGACGCCGGCGTCACGGGGCATCTGAACGCGGGCGTTCTCGCGAGCAAACTCGTCATGGGCGTGCCTTTTTACGGGCGCGGCTGGACGGGATGCAACACGACGGGCAACGGGCAGTACCAAAGCTGCACCGGTCCTTCCACGGGGACCTGGGAGGCCGGCGTGCTGGATTACTCGGACATCGAGAACAACTACGTGAACAAAAACGGCTACACCCGCTACTGGAACGCCACCGCAAGGGTGCCGTACCTCTACAATCCGTCTAACAAAACGTATATCAGCTACGACGACGTTCAATCCATCGGCGAGAAAACGTCGTACATCAAGACGAAAAACCTGGCCGGCGCGATGTTCTGGGAATTCAGCGGCGACCGCAACAAGACGCTGCTCAATAAGCTCGCGACAGACCTGCCAACGACGGGCGCAGGCGACACGACGCCGCCCAGCGCGCCGACGAACCTGACGTCGCCGTCCAAGACGTCCTCCAGCGTATCCCTCAGCTGGACCGCGTCTACGGATAACGTCGGCGTCACCGGCTACACCGTTTCCTATGGCTCAAGCAGCGTGAACGTCACCGGCACCTCCGCGACGATCTCTGGACTGGCCGCAAACACGTCGTACACGTTCACGGTCAGCGCGAAAGACGCGGCGGGCAACGTCTCCGCCGCCAGCAACGCGCTCACCGTGACCACGAGCCCGGCTTCGACGGACACGACGCCGCCCAGCGCGCCGACGAACTTGACGTCGCCGTCCAAGACGTCCTCCAGCGTCTCCCTCAGTTGGACCGCGTCCACGGATAACGTCGGCGTCACCGGCTACACCGTGTCCTACGGCTCGACGAACGTGAACGTCACCGGCACTTCCGCGACGATCACCGGGCTGGCCGCGAACACATCTTACACGTTCACCGTCAAGGCGAGGGATGCTGCAGGCAACGTCTCCGCCGCCAGCAACGCGCTCACCGTGACGACGAGCCCGCCGCCGACGGACACGACGCCGCCCAGCGCGCCGACGAACCTGACGTCGCCGTCCAAGACGTCCTCGAGCGTCTCCCTGAGCTGGACCGCGTCCACGGATAACGTCGGCGTCACCGGTTACACCGTGTCCTACGGCTCGACGAACGTGAACGTCACCGGAACCTCCGCGACGATCACCGGGTTGGCCGCGAACACGTCTTACACGTTCACCGTCAAGGCGAGGGATGCCGCAGGCAACGTCTCCGCCGCCAGCAACGCGCTTACGGTCACGACGAGCCAATCCGGCATCCCCGCCTGGGCGCCGAACACCTGGTACAACGTGAACGACTTGGTCACGTACGGCGGCATCACGTACTATTGCATTCAGGCGCACACCTCCCAGACGGGTTGGGAGCCGCCGAACGTTCCCGCGCTGTGGGGACCTAAGTAA